The proteins below are encoded in one region of Natranaerovirga hydrolytica:
- the rhuM gene encoding RhuM family protein, producing MVQKEGERKVSRNVDHYNLQIIIAVGFKVNNERAVQFRKWANQIVKDFTIKGFAMDDERLKSDLIVL from the coding sequence ATAGTTCAAAAAGAAGGAGAAAGAAAAGTTTCACGAAATGTAGATCACTACAATCTTCAAATCATTATTGCTGTCGGATTTAAAGTGAATAACGAACGAGCTGTACAATTTCGCAAATGGGCAAATCAAATTGTAAAGGATTTCACGATTAAAGGGTTTGCTATGGATGATGAACGCCTTAAAAGCGACTTAATCGTTTTATAG
- a CDS encoding type II secretion system protein: MDRKYDGFILVELIVVIAILGIIVAVAVPRLTRLKSKAEESVCATNRKIVERMYSDFLVENDIDYVDSIFNQFLMDNFDEICPVDGEIRYEDGKVKCSVHEVESDGDEEESPRDEVPWL; the protein is encoded by the coding sequence ATGGATAGAAAATATGATGGTTTTATTTTAGTAGAATTAATTGTTGTAATTGCAATACTAGGAATCATTGTAGCAGTAGCTGTTCCAAGATTAACTAGATTAAAAAGTAAGGCAGAAGAAAGTGTGTGTGCTACTAATCGGAAAATCGTAGAAAGAATGTACTCTGATTTTCTGGTTGAAAATGATATTGATTATGTGGATAGTATATTTAATCAATTTCTTATGGATAACTTTGATGAAATATGTCCCGTTGATGGTGAAATAAGATATGAAGATGGAAAAGTAAAGTGTAGTGTGCATGAAGTTGAAAGTGATGGTGATGAAGAAGAGTCACCAAGGGATGAAGTGCCTTGGCTGTGA
- a CDS encoding DegT/DnrJ/EryC1/StrS family aminotransferase, whose product MAENKKIWLASPHMSDEGYEMEYVKEAFDTNWIAPLGPNVNFFEQELAARVGSKHGAAMTTGTGAIHLALKATGVGEGDIVFCPTLTFSATANPIIYQNATPVFIDSDYKTWNMDPKALEAAFEKYGDKVKAVLVVHLYGLSADMDKIMEICSKYNVTVIEDAAESLGAYYKGRHTGTFGEFGVFSFNGNKIITTSGGGMLISNDEEKIKKVRFWSTQSRDAARHYQHSELGFNYRMSNVVAGIGRGQLKVLDQRVAKKKYIFEFYKRELGQLAGVEFMPINDWNEPNYWLSVMTLKGLVRPLDVMEALEAENIESRPVWKPMHMQPFFAEYDYVGGRVSEELFENGVCLPSDTKMTDEDLERICGIIKGLWSK is encoded by the coding sequence ATGGCTGAGAATAAAAAGATATGGCTCGCTTCACCACACATGAGTGATGAAGGTTATGAAATGGAATATGTCAAAGAAGCTTTTGATACAAATTGGATAGCTCCGTTAGGCCCTAATGTGAATTTTTTTGAACAGGAGCTTGCTGCAAGAGTCGGTTCAAAACACGGTGCAGCTATGACCACAGGTACAGGTGCTATTCATCTAGCGCTTAAAGCCACTGGTGTTGGTGAAGGGGATATAGTCTTTTGCCCAACCCTTACTTTCTCTGCTACAGCCAATCCCATCATCTATCAGAACGCTACTCCTGTCTTTATCGATAGTGATTATAAAACATGGAATATGGATCCCAAAGCATTAGAGGCGGCTTTCGAGAAATATGGTGATAAGGTGAAGGCTGTTTTAGTTGTGCATTTATATGGTCTTTCTGCTGATATGGATAAGATTATGGAGATTTGCAGTAAGTATAATGTAACAGTCATCGAGGACGCAGCTGAGTCTTTAGGGGCTTACTATAAAGGAAGACATACTGGAACCTTTGGAGAGTTCGGAGTGTTCTCGTTTAACGGAAATAAGATCATCACTACTTCTGGTGGTGGGATGCTTATTTCTAATGATGAAGAGAAAATTAAGAAGGTTCGCTTCTGGTCAACTCAATCCAGAGATGCAGCAAGGCACTACCAGCATAGCGAATTAGGGTTCAATTATCGTATGAGCAATGTCGTTGCTGGGATTGGTAGAGGACAATTGAAAGTATTAGATCAAAGAGTGGCTAAGAAGAAATACATCTTTGAGTTCTATAAGAGAGAACTTGGTCAGTTAGCAGGCGTAGAGTTTATGCCTATTAATGATTGGAATGAGCCTAATTACTGGCTTAGTGTAATGACATTGAAGGGTTTAGTAAGACCTCTTGATGTGATGGAAGCATTAGAAGCTGAGAATATTGAATCAAGACCTGTATGGAAGCCGATGCACATGCAGCCGTTCTTTGCTGAGTATGATTATGTTGGTGGTAGGGTAAGTGAAGAGTTATTTGAGAATGGTGTTTGTTTGCCATCTGATACGAAGATGACGGATGAGGATCTTGAGAGAATTTGTGGGATTATAAAGGGACTGTGGTCTAAATGA
- a CDS encoding sugar transferase yields the protein MQSEVKTDVDVKKNKGVYRRFLKRPMDFILSLMAIIFLSPVLIIVAILVRLKLGSPVLFKQKRPGLNEKIFTMYKFRTMTDEKDENGELLPDSVRLTKFGRMLRSTSLDELPELFNILKGDMSIVGPRPLLIQYLELYNEHQKRRHEVRPGLSGHAQVNGRNAISWEDKFNLDVEYVDNVRFIGDWKIIFLTIKKVFVKEGISSDTSVTMEPFRGSKVEN from the coding sequence ATGCAGAGTGAAGTGAAGACAGATGTTGATGTAAAAAAGAATAAAGGTGTATACAGAAGATTTCTCAAACGACCAATGGACTTCATTTTGTCTTTGATGGCAATTATTTTTTTAAGTCCTGTGCTTATAATTGTGGCTATTCTTGTTAGGTTGAAGCTTGGCAGTCCGGTGCTGTTTAAACAGAAAAGACCTGGACTTAATGAAAAGATTTTTACTATGTATAAGTTCAGAACAATGACCGACGAGAAGGATGAGAATGGGGAGCTGCTTCCAGACTCAGTTAGGCTTACTAAGTTTGGTAGGATGCTAAGATCAACAAGTCTAGATGAACTTCCCGAACTTTTCAATATCCTAAAAGGTGATATGAGTATTGTGGGGCCGAGGCCGTTACTCATTCAGTATCTGGAACTTTACAATGAACATCAAAAGAGAAGACATGAAGTAAGACCTGGTCTTTCAGGACATGCTCAAGTCAATGGGCGTAATGCCATTAGTTGGGAAGATAAGTTCAATCTTGATGTTGAGTATGTTGATAATGTGAGATTTATTGGTGATTGGAAGATTATTTTTCTTACTATAAAGAAGGTTTTTGTTAAAGAAGGAATTAGTTCAGATACATCTGTTACGATGGAGCCATTTAGAGGAAGTAAGGTAGAAAACTAA
- a CDS encoding acetyltransferase encodes MNDKLIIIGASGHGKVVADIAIKMNKWQSIAFLDDDESIKTSMGLEVIGKTADAFTYKDEADFFVAIGNNATREKVQEKFMDEGISVVKLIHPSATIGTDVEIGIGTTVMAGVAINSSTRIGKGCIINTSSSLDHDNVIEDYVHISPGANLAGMVKVGKGSWVGIGSVISNNVNIYSRCKVGAGAVVVKDITEPGTYVGVPVRKID; translated from the coding sequence ATGAATGACAAGTTAATTATCATTGGTGCCAGTGGACACGGAAAGGTTGTTGCTGACATCGCAATAAAAATGAATAAGTGGCAAAGCATCGCATTCCTCGATGATGACGAGTCTATTAAGACATCTATGGGGTTAGAAGTCATCGGTAAGACTGCTGATGCTTTTACATATAAAGATGAAGCTGATTTCTTTGTGGCCATTGGAAACAATGCAACGAGGGAGAAAGTGCAAGAGAAGTTTATGGATGAAGGAATATCAGTGGTTAAACTGATTCATCCAAGTGCTACTATTGGAACTGATGTTGAGATTGGCATTGGAACAACAGTAATGGCGGGAGTTGCTATAAACAGTTCTACTAGAATCGGTAAAGGCTGTATCATCAATACGAGTTCTAGCTTGGATCATGACAATGTTATTGAAGATTATGTGCATATATCTCCTGGGGCTAACTTAGCTGGAATGGTGAAAGTTGGCAAGGGAAGCTGGGTTGGAATCGGAAGTGTAATAAGCAATAACGTGAACATCTACAGTAGGTGCAAAGTTGGTGCAGGGGCTGTGGTGGTTAAGGATATTACTGAACCTGGAACTTATGTTGGGGTCCCGGTGAGAAAGATAGATTAA
- a CDS encoding glycosyltransferase family 4 protein, producing the protein MKKKIWLWNHYATDMYKNKGGRHYWFAENLIKEEYDATVFCANTYHNKSEFIDTSKKRYVTDILNGIPFVFVKTTTALGNGLDRVKNMGLFYWNLFSVAKAYAKEHGKPDVIIASSVHPLTMVAGIQIAKKMNVPCICEIRDLWPEAIFSFNKARENSLLGKILVAGEHWIYNKADALIFTKEGDTDYIKEKKWDKVQGGNINLDKAHYINNGVDVEAFNKSINEKVIEDEDLESGKFNVVYVGAIRPVNNVGNILDTAKLLKDDKEIQFLIYGDGNQKEMLEKRVAAEGLDNVKMKGFVNKQFIPYILSRSSLNILNYSHTQYNWARGNSSNKLFEYMASGKPIISTVKMGYSIIEKYKCGIELENSTPEELVQAISDIKNMPEHQYKLLGSNAKRGANDFDFKVLTRKLIDVIDSLD; encoded by the coding sequence TTGAAGAAGAAAATTTGGTTATGGAACCATTATGCAACTGATATGTATAAGAATAAAGGCGGAAGACATTATTGGTTTGCAGAGAATTTAATAAAAGAAGAATATGACGCCACGGTTTTTTGTGCCAATACTTATCACAATAAATCAGAGTTTATTGATACGAGTAAGAAAAGATACGTGACGGATATATTAAATGGCATTCCGTTCGTATTTGTCAAAACAACAACCGCATTAGGTAATGGTTTAGATAGAGTAAAGAATATGGGACTGTTTTATTGGAACTTGTTTTCAGTCGCTAAGGCATATGCAAAAGAGCATGGGAAACCAGATGTGATCATTGCCTCAAGTGTTCATCCGCTCACTATGGTTGCTGGGATACAAATAGCAAAGAAAATGAATGTGCCTTGTATTTGCGAAATACGTGATTTGTGGCCTGAAGCCATTTTTTCTTTTAATAAGGCTAGAGAAAATAGCTTGCTTGGTAAAATTCTTGTGGCAGGTGAACATTGGATTTACAATAAAGCAGATGCTTTGATATTCACTAAAGAAGGCGATACGGATTATATCAAAGAAAAAAAATGGGACAAAGTACAAGGTGGCAATATCAATTTAGATAAAGCTCACTACATAAACAATGGTGTTGATGTTGAGGCATTTAATAAATCCATAAATGAAAAAGTTATTGAGGATGAAGATCTAGAGTCTGGGAAGTTTAATGTAGTATATGTTGGCGCAATAAGACCGGTTAATAATGTAGGGAATATTCTCGATACTGCAAAACTGCTAAAAGATGATAAAGAGATTCAATTCTTGATCTATGGAGATGGAAATCAAAAAGAGATGCTTGAAAAGAGAGTAGCTGCAGAAGGCTTAGATAATGTCAAGATGAAGGGTTTTGTAAACAAGCAATTTATCCCTTATATCTTAAGCAGATCATCCCTAAATATATTGAATTACTCTCATACACAATACAACTGGGCAAGAGGTAATAGTTCAAATAAATTGTTTGAGTACATGGCTTCAGGGAAGCCCATCATATCTACAGTTAAAATGGGATACTCAATTATTGAAAAATATAAGTGTGGAATTGAGCTAGAGAATAGTACGCCTGAAGAATTGGTACAGGCAATATCAGATATTAAAAACATGCCGGAACATCAGTATAAGCTTCTTGGAAGCAATGCAAAAAGAGGCGCAAATGATTTTGATTTTAAAGTACTAACAAGAAAATTAATTGATGTCATAGATTCATTAGATTAG
- a CDS encoding heparinase II/III family protein, with translation MYKSLLTEYGIPWVINRSLYSVKLKMMRAMPITENLFEKKVEIKRIDIFQVDTNKIEVFLNDISDGDKKDIIQIADNAIEGKIKAFSSIELDYGSPINWHINPITKVEVDKNIKWYRIPDFDPVRGDIKAVWEASRFTHFFHFARAYMITKDTKYYNAFSIQISDWIKKNPYSYGPNYKCGQEATLRMINSLIAYSVFKDYGLTTKEDEIHLKKLIEGCYKKVISNFFYAHKCIKNNHTLSEITGMIIGAWCSNNKIALKRAYQLMDKEIENQFMNDGGYIQYSFNYQRFALQIMEFVLKISEITGVKLSDQSKVLIEKSVLQMYQLQDETSDVPNYGSNDGALIFPVTTCNYRDFRPVLNTVHTVLKGKRLYDQGNYDEELLWFSDKNIRNIPYAGIQRKSVSYGDSGFYSLRHNDGHLMIVLQDFKTRPAQMDQMHIDLWHKGVNVLCDSGTYSYATDLGKQLALTAAHNTVKIGDKEQMKKHGPFLIYDWTSATDVEFNDNHFEGTMKSKNGYSHTRVINKDSVGYSIEDHVVRDVENYSVLFQTPCEIEKKEHGLDLFFDNKLIAKIMTEDEIHIEKSYRSLYYLKKDAVNQITIISEINKVNRMHIKLMK, from the coding sequence ATGTACAAATCGCTATTAACTGAATATGGTATCCCTTGGGTTATAAATCGTTCTCTATATTCAGTAAAGTTAAAAATGATGAGAGCTATGCCAATAACGGAGAATTTATTCGAGAAGAAAGTTGAAATAAAACGTATTGATATCTTCCAAGTAGATACTAACAAAATAGAAGTATTCTTAAATGATATTTCTGATGGAGATAAAAAAGACATAATTCAGATAGCAGATAATGCAATAGAGGGAAAAATCAAAGCATTCTCTTCAATAGAATTGGACTATGGAAGTCCGATTAACTGGCATATAAATCCAATCACTAAAGTTGAAGTTGATAAAAATATTAAGTGGTATAGGATTCCGGATTTTGACCCAGTTCGAGGAGATATTAAGGCAGTATGGGAAGCCTCAAGATTTACCCACTTTTTCCATTTTGCACGAGCTTATATGATTACTAAAGATACGAAGTATTATAATGCATTTTCTATACAGATAAGTGATTGGATTAAGAAGAATCCATATTCGTATGGACCAAATTACAAATGCGGTCAAGAAGCAACCCTAAGAATGATCAATTCATTAATTGCTTACTCGGTATTCAAAGATTATGGATTAACTACTAAAGAAGATGAAATACACTTAAAGAAACTCATAGAAGGTTGTTATAAGAAGGTTATATCAAACTTCTTCTATGCTCATAAATGCATAAAAAATAACCACACCCTTTCAGAGATTACTGGTATGATTATCGGAGCCTGGTGCAGCAATAATAAAATCGCTTTGAAAAGAGCTTATCAATTGATGGACAAAGAAATTGAGAACCAATTCATGAATGATGGCGGCTACATTCAATACTCGTTTAATTATCAGAGGTTTGCACTTCAAATAATGGAGTTTGTACTCAAGATAAGTGAAATCACAGGAGTGAAATTATCTGACCAGAGCAAAGTGTTAATTGAAAAAAGTGTTTTGCAGATGTATCAATTACAGGATGAAACAAGTGATGTTCCTAACTATGGTTCTAATGATGGTGCGTTAATTTTTCCTGTAACAACATGTAATTATCGTGATTTTAGACCAGTGTTGAATACAGTTCATACTGTTCTTAAAGGAAAGCGTCTATACGATCAAGGAAATTATGATGAAGAATTGTTGTGGTTTTCTGATAAAAATATTAGAAATATACCATATGCAGGTATACAGAGGAAATCAGTAAGTTATGGAGATTCTGGTTTCTATTCATTACGACATAACGATGGACACTTGATGATTGTACTGCAAGACTTCAAGACGAGACCGGCTCAAATGGATCAGATGCATATAGATTTATGGCATAAAGGAGTTAATGTTTTATGCGATAGTGGCACTTACTCTTATGCAACTGATTTAGGGAAACAGTTGGCTCTAACAGCTGCCCATAATACGGTTAAGATTGGTGATAAAGAACAGATGAAAAAACATGGTCCATTCTTAATATATGATTGGACAAGTGCTACTGACGTAGAGTTTAATGACAATCATTTTGAAGGAACAATGAAATCAAAGAATGGATACTCCCATACACGGGTTATCAATAAAGACTCTGTTGGATATTCCATTGAAGATCATGTAGTTAGAGATGTTGAGAATTACAGTGTCCTGTTCCAAACTCCGTGTGAGATTGAAAAAAAAGAACATGGTTTGGATTTGTTTTTCGATAACAAATTGATCGCAAAGATAATGACCGAGGATGAAATCCACATTGAAAAAAGTTATAGGAGTTTGTATTATCTCAAAAAAGATGCTGTTAACCAGATTACTATTATTAGCGAAATCAATAAAGTAAATCGTATGCACATAAAATTAATGAAATAG
- a CDS encoding nucleotide sugar dehydrogenase yields MFAKSGIEVIGTDLNDKLVDSLSKGKLTFEENGLEDLFIAAVESGIKFTTEYQKTDTYIVAVPTPYINSSKKLDPKYVIAAVNRVLDVCEKGAVIIVESTISPGSIDKYVRPEIERKGFAIGKDVHLVHAPERIIPGNMIYELEHNSRTVGADDPTIGEKVKELYSSFCKSEIVVTDIRSAEMSKVVENTYRDVNIAFANELAKICRADNMDVYEIIRISNKHPRVNILQPGPGVGGHCISVDPWFLVGDYPDLTNLILTARKINDSMPSHVLGRIRDIMREHDITDITKIGIYGLAYKENVDDTRESPTLQLLEKMDEHLAFGVKVYDPFIKERMVEHQFMNFEDFLNEIEILVIITAHDHIKNNLELVKDKLILDTKNICSFEGVYKL; encoded by the coding sequence ATGTTCGCAAAGAGTGGGATCGAAGTAATTGGTACAGATTTAAATGATAAGCTAGTAGATTCACTTTCTAAAGGAAAGCTTACATTTGAAGAGAACGGATTAGAAGATCTGTTTATTGCTGCTGTTGAATCCGGTATCAAATTCACGACGGAGTATCAAAAAACTGATACTTACATAGTGGCTGTTCCTACGCCTTATATAAATTCAAGTAAGAAACTGGATCCCAAATATGTGATAGCAGCAGTTAATAGAGTTCTAGATGTTTGTGAAAAAGGTGCGGTGATAATAGTTGAATCAACGATTTCGCCCGGTTCTATTGATAAATATGTAAGACCTGAAATTGAAAGAAAAGGATTTGCTATTGGTAAAGATGTACACCTTGTCCATGCTCCTGAAAGAATCATTCCAGGAAATATGATTTATGAACTTGAACATAATTCAAGGACTGTTGGTGCAGATGATCCAACAATAGGTGAAAAAGTTAAGGAATTATATTCAAGTTTCTGTAAGTCAGAAATCGTAGTAACAGATATTAGATCAGCTGAGATGTCAAAGGTTGTTGAAAATACTTATAGAGACGTCAATATAGCCTTTGCAAATGAATTAGCAAAGATTTGCAGAGCAGACAATATGGACGTTTACGAAATAATTCGTATCTCAAATAAGCATCCAAGAGTTAATATACTTCAGCCAGGGCCTGGCGTTGGTGGTCACTGCATTTCAGTAGATCCTTGGTTCTTAGTTGGGGATTATCCAGACTTAACTAACTTGATACTAACAGCAAGAAAAATTAACGACTCGATGCCTTCTCATGTTCTTGGTAGAATTAGAGATATCATGAGAGAACATGACATTACAGACATTACTAAGATTGGCATATATGGACTTGCATATAAAGAAAATGTAGATGACACAAGAGAAAGTCCAACACTTCAGCTACTAGAGAAAATGGACGAGCATTTAGCTTTTGGTGTAAAGGTATATGACCCATTTATAAAAGAAAGAATGGTTGAACATCAGTTTATGAATTTTGAAGACTTTTTAAATGAAATAGAGATTTTGGTTATTATCACAGCGCATGATCACATTAAGAATAACCTTGAGTTAGTGAAAGATAAATTGATTCTTGATACTAAAAATATATGCAGCTTTGAGGGTGTCTATAAACTATAA
- the wecB gene encoding non-hydrolyzing UDP-N-acetylglucosamine 2-epimerase — translation MKKVMVVFGTRPEAIKMCPLVKELKTREKLNTIVCVTGQHREMLDQVLTAFDVVPDYDLSIMKAKQTLFDVTINILEKMKAILEEVKPDVVLVHGDTSTTFVTALACFYLQIPVGHVEAGLRTYNIYSPYPEEFNRQAVGIVSNFNFAPTEMSKENLLNEGKRLETIHVTGNTAIDALKTTVRDDYSHEHLEWASDSRLIMITAHRRENLGEPMRNMFRAIKRIIDETSDIKAIYPIHMNPVVREAAQEILGDTDRIRIIEPLEVLDFHNFLSRSHLILTDSGGIQEEAPSLGKPVLVMRDTTERPEGIAAGTLKLVGTDEEVIYNTFKQLLEEQNEYDKMSKASNPYGDGFASKRIADILEKYI, via the coding sequence ATGAAAAAAGTAATGGTGGTCTTTGGTACCAGACCCGAAGCAATAAAGATGTGCCCTTTGGTTAAAGAACTAAAAACAAGAGAAAAATTAAATACGATTGTTTGTGTAACAGGTCAACATAGAGAAATGTTAGATCAAGTACTCACGGCTTTTGATGTAGTACCTGACTATGATCTATCTATCATGAAGGCGAAACAGACTCTGTTTGATGTTACAATCAATATTCTCGAGAAAATGAAGGCGATTCTTGAAGAAGTTAAACCAGATGTTGTTTTGGTTCATGGAGATACATCGACAACCTTTGTAACGGCGCTGGCTTGTTTTTACCTTCAGATTCCGGTTGGACATGTAGAGGCAGGACTGAGAACATACAACATCTATTCTCCATATCCAGAAGAGTTCAATAGACAAGCAGTTGGCATTGTATCAAATTTTAACTTTGCACCAACTGAAATGTCGAAAGAGAATCTTCTTAACGAAGGTAAGCGTCTTGAAACTATTCATGTGACGGGTAACACTGCAATCGATGCACTTAAGACGACAGTTCGTGATGATTATAGTCATGAACATTTAGAGTGGGCATCAGATAGCAGACTTATTATGATTACTGCCCATAGAAGAGAGAACCTTGGCGAACCAATGCGAAATATGTTTAGGGCAATCAAACGTATCATCGATGAAACTTCCGATATAAAAGCAATCTATCCTATCCATATGAATCCTGTTGTAAGAGAAGCTGCTCAAGAAATACTTGGCGATACAGATAGAATTCGAATTATTGAACCACTTGAAGTATTAGATTTCCATAACTTCTTATCCAGATCTCACCTTATATTAACTGATAGTGGTGGAATTCAGGAAGAAGCACCAAGTTTGGGCAAACCGGTTCTTGTTATGAGAGATACCACAGAGAGACCAGAAGGTATTGCTGCTGGAACTCTTAAGTTAGTTGGAACAGATGAAGAAGTTATATATAATACGTTTAAGCAACTTTTGGAAGAACAGAATGAGTACGACAAAATGAGCAAAGCTAGCAATCCATATGGAGATGGCTTTGCAAGCAAGAGAATTGCTGACATTTTGGAAAAATACATCTAA
- a CDS encoding GNAT family N-acetyltransferase: MRKLKAYLSDNGIGKTLNRIFYRISIMIGLRKSKTYILKVDFQNYQANESNLPKYDVELLVDEFLDQFKKVKYYDFLNADELANSKNSGALLAMDSEMIIGFICFHRDVNHTIHSLGHWNLEKNEVWIGPTYVKKEYRNKKVHKLILSKAIKMFSKDNVKTCYTGINKNNAPSLRSFQNVGFEIAGEVSVRKVFNKIVSISVKNLRDDISIMDKFNV, from the coding sequence ATGAGAAAATTAAAAGCTTACCTAAGTGATAATGGAATAGGAAAAACCTTAAACAGAATTTTTTATAGGATTAGTATTATGATTGGATTACGTAAGTCTAAGACATATATATTAAAAGTTGATTTTCAAAATTATCAAGCTAACGAATCAAATCTTCCTAAATATGATGTTGAACTTTTAGTGGATGAATTTCTAGATCAATTTAAAAAGGTTAAGTACTATGACTTTTTAAATGCTGATGAACTTGCTAATTCGAAAAATTCTGGAGCTTTATTGGCTATGGACAGTGAGATGATAATTGGATTCATTTGTTTTCATAGAGATGTAAATCATACTATTCACTCTTTAGGGCATTGGAATCTTGAAAAAAATGAAGTTTGGATTGGACCAACATATGTAAAGAAAGAATACCGGAACAAAAAGGTTCATAAATTAATTTTGTCTAAAGCTATTAAAATGTTTAGTAAAGATAATGTCAAAACTTGCTATACAGGGATAAATAAGAATAATGCACCATCATTACGTAGTTTTCAAAATGTTGGATTTGAAATAGCTGGTGAGGTTTCTGTTAGAAAAGTTTTTAATAAAATTGTATCAATAAGTGTTAAAAATTTAAGAGACGATATTAGTATAATGGACAAATTTAATGTTTAA
- a CDS encoding glycosyltransferase, with product MKIAYLLSHVPGPRFYKKIKKAKETFEVSVIFRNRKAENFQTFFRDNDINKYELMSGDNQSQWLRVNIYLSFYKKSIAKLKEISPDIIHCGNLDMLFLTYMYKRKYDDSVKIVYEIGDLNKRTFNNSKRIDKYAVKKGLIFLEKKLFNSVDQLIISSQHFWDDYYRDFVSAEKTFLFPNAPEKTIFDNVKEIKKESVTIGFVGRIRYHKQLNMLIDAVAKINQQSNKHIFNVLIAGEGPESDIVKEYAKDFDFVTMYGPYNYDEEIAEIYSMIDIVYSVYDASIQNVKVAIPNRLYEAIVAMRPIIVAKDTKLGEFVEKNQIGFAVSSRLGSTELFDLLNRVYLNTDAMIDIKQKCNLIKNNYYIESYQASLIDMYKKTLQ from the coding sequence ATGAAAATTGCTTATTTGTTATCGCATGTACCAGGACCAAGATTTTACAAGAAAATTAAAAAAGCTAAAGAAACATTTGAGGTTTCTGTAATTTTCAGAAATAGAAAAGCAGAAAACTTCCAGACATTTTTTAGAGATAATGATATTAATAAATATGAATTGATGAGTGGGGATAATCAATCACAATGGTTAAGAGTCAATATATATTTATCATTTTATAAAAAATCAATAGCTAAATTGAAAGAAATAAGTCCGGATATTATTCATTGTGGAAACTTAGACATGCTTTTTTTGACGTATATGTACAAAAGAAAGTATGATGATAGTGTAAAGATCGTATATGAAATTGGCGATCTGAATAAAAGAACATTCAATAACTCTAAAAGAATAGATAAGTATGCAGTAAAAAAAGGGTTAATTTTTTTAGAGAAGAAACTCTTTAATTCTGTTGATCAGCTAATAATTTCTTCTCAGCATTTTTGGGACGATTATTATCGTGATTTTGTATCTGCTGAGAAGACCTTTTTATTTCCAAATGCGCCAGAGAAAACAATATTCGACAATGTTAAAGAGATAAAAAAAGAATCTGTTACTATCGGGTTTGTTGGTCGCATTAGGTATCACAAACAATTAAACATGTTGATAGATGCTGTAGCAAAAATTAATCAGCAAAGCAATAAGCATATATTTAATGTTTTAATTGCAGGAGAAGGACCAGAAAGTGATATTGTTAAAGAGTATGCTAAGGATTTCGACTTTGTAACGATGTATGGACCCTATAACTATGATGAAGAGATTGCTGAAATATACAGCATGATAGATATTGTATACAGTGTGTATGACGCATCAATTCAGAATGTAAAAGTAGCAATACCCAACAGATTATATGAAGCGATTGTTGCAATGAGACCTATAATAGTAGCAAAGGATACTAAGTTAGGTGAATTTGTAGAGAAAAATCAGATAGGATTTGCTGTTAGTAGTAGATTAGGTAGTACTGAACTATTTGATTTATTAAATCGTGTCTATCTCAATACAGATGCTATGATTGATATAAAACAAAAATGCAATTTGATTAAAAATAACTATTATATTGAATCATATCAGGCAAGTTTAATTGATATGTATAAAAAAACCCTGCAATAA